The following DNA comes from Dehalococcoidales bacterium.
GTAAATAAGCTCGGTCAAACGGCGGGTACGGGCAAAGACCAGTGTACGGATATTTTGCTCAACCAGTGCGGTAAATAAACTGGTTGCCTCGCTGTTAGCGCTGTGGCGGGCGCCTTTCGCCTCATCAATAATCGGGGGGTTCCAGAAGACAAACTCCTTCCCCCCGTGAGGGGAACCATCATTTTCAACCACGGTGAAGGGTAGCCCGGCCAGCTTCTCAGCGTGCTCGCCCGGATTGGCGATGGTCGCTGAACAGAGAATAAACCGGGGGTCAGCGCCGTAGATACGACACAGCCGTCGCAGGCGACGCAGGACACCGGCAACATGAGAGCCGAAAACGCCGCGATAGATATGGGCCTCGTCAACGACCACGTATTTCAGGTTCCGCAGCAGTCTTGACCAGGACTGGTGATTGGGCAGTATGCCAAGATGCAGCATATCCGGATTGGTCAGTATCACCCGTCCCCGCTTCCTTATCTGCGCTCTTTCATCGGGAGGGGTATCTCCGTCAAAGGTAGCGAAGTCCCCCTGCCGGAACAGGCCGGGGCAGAATAATTCCTGCAAAGCCCGCAGCTGGTCCTGGGCCAGGGCCTTGGTCGGGAAAAGATACAGAGCGCAACCGGCGGGTTCAGTCAATAGCGCCTGCATTACAGCAATGTTGTAGCACAGGCTCTTCCCGCTGGCGCTGGGGGTCGCCACCATGACATTCCTGCCCTGCTGAGCATGATTCACTGCCTCAGCCTGGTGAGTATAGAGGGATGCTATGCCGTGATGGTGGAGACAGTCCTGCAGGGGAGAGGACATCGGCTCGTCTAATTCGCCAAAGGCCGCCTTAAGGGATCGAATACGCTCAATATGGGCGATCTGGTTATCATAAGCAGGCTGTGCGGTCAGATAATTGAGGAAAGCTACCGTATCCATTACCGCTCTCAAGGAGAGATTTCACACGGACAGATATCAAAATACCGCCAGGATTTCAATTTCATAGCCCAGCACTTCTATTTCAAACCGGTTATCCGTAATAAACTGCACCACCCTCGAGAGGACTTCATTGGCGTGGCGCTTATCATTACTGACACAGGAGACTCCGATAGTAGCCATCTGCCATAAATCGTGGTCATCAATCTCAGCTACAGAAACATTGAACTTGGCACTCACCCGGCTGGTAATCGACTTTACAATCTGCCTCTTCCCCTTGAGAGACAGATTTTCCGGTAAGCGAAACTGGATGCTACATACGCCGACATGCATGACCTGTATCGCCGCCAATATACAACGTGTGACCCGCCAAGGTCAAGGCGGACAACTAAATAGGTGTTTTACAGCCTTGCCGCCATGTGATATAATTTCCCCGATTTATGTTATACTGGTACCTGACAGATAGTCATCTCAAATAGAGAGTAGAGAGGTAGTAGTTGGACAAAGAAGAGAAGACAAAGGTTATTGAAAAGTTTGCCCAGCACGAGAAGGATACCGGCTCCACCGAAGTGCAGGTAGCCCTGCTGACGCAAAGGATAAATCAGCTAACCGGCCATATGGCCGCTAACCGGCATGATTTCCACACGCGCCACGGATTGATTAAACTCGTCGGCAAAAGGAGAAGGCTCCTGACATACCTCAGTAAAGAGGACGTCAGCCGGTACCACAAACTAATCAGAGAGCTAGGATTACGTAAATAATACCTGAAAAAGGAGTAAATGTTGCAGAAACCTCAATCTTTTGAATGTGAGATTGGAGGTAGAACTCTAACTATAGAAACGGGGAAGCTGGCCGAGCAGGCTTCGGCGGCGGCTACATTAAGATACGGAGAAACCGTAGTTCTGGTCACCGTTTGTGTCGGTGAAAAGCCCCGAGAAGGAGTTGATTTTCTACCCCTGACCGTTGATTATGAAGAGAGATTATACGCTGCCGGTAAGATACCCGGCGGTTTTATCCGGAGAGAAGGCCGGCCCAGCCAGGAGGCAATCCTGGCCAGCCGGCTCACCGACCGTCCCATCCGTCCACTCCTACCCAAGGCATGGCGCCATGACATACAGCTGATAATAACCGTTTTGTCCGCCGACCAGGAAAACGCCCCTGACCTGCTGGCCGTTATCGGCAGCTCGACGGTACTGTCAATGTCAGAAGTGCCATTCGCCGGTCCCGTGAGCGCGGTGCGCGTCGGCCATATTAACGGCGAATTAGTACTTAACCCGACCTTAGCCCAGCTTGAAGATAGCCTTTTTGAGCTTATCGTCGCCAGTACCAGCAGTGAAGTAATAATGCTTGAGGCCGGAGCCCGTGAAGTCTCGGAAGATGCCATCTTCCAGGCAATCCAGTTTGGCCATGAAGCCAACCAGGGTATCATCAGACTCCAGGAGCAAATTCAGCAGTCGCTGGGTAAAGCCAAACTACCGGTCCCGGTGAAACAAATTAA
Coding sequences within:
- a CDS encoding DUF503 domain-containing protein, with protein sequence MAAIQVMHVGVCSIQFRLPENLSLKGKRQIVKSITSRVSAKFNVSVAEIDDHDLWQMATIGVSCVSNDKRHANEVLSRVVQFITDNRFEIEVLGYEIEILAVF
- the rpsO gene encoding 30S ribosomal protein S15, translating into MDKEEKTKVIEKFAQHEKDTGSTEVQVALLTQRINQLTGHMAANRHDFHTRHGLIKLVGKRRRLLTYLSKEDVSRYHKLIRELGLRK